One Opitutia bacterium DNA segment encodes these proteins:
- a CDS encoding ACT domain-containing protein, producing MPLVIQLLPGEFAIARLPAAAPIPEWVNSTVFSATTRTTDELSILCPAAQIPADVKHEAGWRLFKLRGPFNFTETGILSSVLDPLAFSRISILAHSTFDTDYVLVKQAQLEDAIRTLRNAEHTVERL from the coding sequence ATGCCGCTCGTCATCCAACTTCTTCCCGGCGAATTCGCGATCGCCCGTCTCCCCGCCGCCGCACCGATTCCCGAGTGGGTGAACTCCACCGTCTTCAGCGCCACGACGCGCACCACCGACGAGCTGTCGATCCTCTGCCCTGCCGCGCAAATCCCCGCCGACGTGAAACACGAAGCCGGCTGGCGCCTCTTCAAGCTGCGCGGCCCGTTCAACTTCACCGAGACCGGCATCCTCTCCTCCGTGCTCGATCCCCTCGCCTTCTCGCGCATCAGCATCCTCGCACACTCGACGTTCGACACCGACTACGTGCTCGTGAAACAGGCGCAGCTCGAGGACGCCATCCGCACGCTCCGCAACGCGGAACACACCGTCGAACGACTCTGA
- a CDS encoding 2-oxo acid dehydrogenase subunit E2, with product MAKATNSTLNKEQRRHLLRTMLESRHGDLREESLNRQGKGHFHVSGRGHEAFSALGAQLRDGDFIVPYYRDRGLCMGRGMNTRELALEYFAKRESSSRGRMMPSHFSSRALNIVSVPTPLGSQLLPACGVAWGMRLDGKASVVVTSIGDAATRQGDFYEAISFAQEKKLPILFIVEDNAYGISTPTRKINPLAIDVLNKSQWRVIDGSDLELVHAETEKAIAQLRAGDGPVFLWAKVERLSSHTSSDDHTLYRSKEDIAAMEKADPIRVLRDKMIKAGELTEAEFAKFDEEIKEKVRADYAAAEKAEDPRVDELLLDVTGASPDLNEELFKPGKYRMGDLINKTLRAGLDADPGRVIFGEDIEDPKGGVFRLTQKLSTDFPEQVFNSPLAESTIFGIGGGLALYGRRPVFELQFIDFSFPGFNQIVQNLANIRWRSNGAWKVPAVFYAPYGAYLPGGSLWHSQANESAYAHFPGINVVIPSTPEDAAGLLWTAMHGEDITLFLAPKHMMWAEVESKQSIKSIPLGSARVVTEGEDLTVVAWGNTMEKAHEAIAELKGEVSVELIDLRSIVPWDKAAIETSVRKTGRLIVIQEDTEACSVGQMIVQHVVGRTDLFGALKAPPRLITKGNVMIGYNPIYEYAALPAVPQIVEAIWELVSMNLARGEMPAPRPPVVAVAGVGDPGPGSTSPATTNQTASGHSPQNTVIAGTSDIIVRVPIMGEGLRSARVANLNKKPGDAVKHDDVLCELETDKAVYPVEASFAGQFKEWRIKVDDTVLIGQEIALVTGDAASVAGLSIEGAAKHVVAGAGGPGPGSASPATAKPSASAPKAAPASVSVSASSSMNGNVRPPALHPAITKRLDAVVPANMLMDVRWEPLKKAREAAKAKLGKAAPSPSAMMAWCVTRAQELHPAFRCIVGKDGTILEQPVFDQGVAVALEGDRLATAAIAGANKLAFADFSAAYNRAVEETRAGKLLDVQAPLNITSLGAFGVESATPIVVPPAMATLFIGTAHERMINDGGVIYPCEVVTLSLTFDHKVVNGAGAAAFLQEVKKQFETFTLPA from the coding sequence ATGGCCAAAGCCACGAACTCCACTCTGAACAAGGAGCAGCGCCGCCACCTGCTGCGCACGATGCTGGAAAGCCGGCACGGCGATCTGCGCGAGGAGAGTCTGAACCGGCAGGGCAAGGGACACTTCCATGTGTCGGGGCGCGGTCACGAGGCTTTCAGCGCGCTCGGGGCACAGTTGCGCGACGGCGATTTCATCGTGCCGTATTACCGCGATCGCGGCTTGTGCATGGGGCGCGGCATGAACACGCGCGAGCTGGCGCTGGAGTATTTCGCGAAACGCGAGTCGTCGTCGCGCGGGCGCATGATGCCGTCGCATTTCTCGTCGCGCGCGCTGAACATCGTCAGCGTGCCGACGCCGCTCGGTTCGCAACTGTTGCCGGCGTGCGGCGTGGCGTGGGGCATGAGGCTCGATGGCAAGGCCAGCGTCGTCGTCACCAGTATCGGCGACGCGGCGACGCGGCAGGGCGATTTCTACGAGGCGATCAGCTTCGCGCAGGAGAAGAAGCTCCCGATTCTCTTCATCGTCGAGGACAACGCCTACGGCATCTCGACGCCGACGCGGAAAATCAATCCGCTCGCGATCGACGTGCTCAACAAGTCGCAGTGGCGCGTCATTGACGGCTCCGATCTCGAACTCGTGCACGCCGAGACGGAGAAGGCCATCGCGCAGCTCCGCGCGGGCGACGGGCCGGTTTTCCTCTGGGCGAAGGTCGAGCGACTCTCGAGCCACACCAGCTCGGACGATCACACGCTCTACCGCTCGAAGGAGGACATCGCCGCGATGGAAAAGGCGGACCCGATTCGCGTGCTCCGCGACAAGATGATCAAGGCCGGTGAGCTGACCGAAGCGGAGTTCGCGAAGTTCGACGAGGAGATCAAGGAGAAGGTCCGCGCCGATTACGCGGCGGCCGAGAAGGCCGAGGATCCGCGCGTCGACGAGTTGCTGCTCGATGTCACGGGCGCGTCGCCCGACCTGAACGAGGAGCTCTTCAAGCCCGGCAAATACCGCATGGGCGACTTGATTAACAAGACGCTCCGCGCCGGGCTCGATGCCGATCCGGGCCGCGTGATCTTCGGCGAAGACATCGAGGATCCGAAGGGCGGCGTGTTCCGCCTCACGCAGAAACTTTCGACGGATTTTCCGGAGCAGGTGTTCAACTCGCCGCTCGCGGAGTCGACGATCTTCGGCATCGGCGGCGGTCTCGCGCTCTACGGACGGCGTCCGGTGTTCGAACTGCAGTTCATCGATTTCAGTTTCCCCGGCTTCAACCAGATCGTGCAGAATCTCGCGAACATCCGCTGGCGCTCGAATGGCGCTTGGAAGGTGCCGGCGGTGTTTTACGCGCCCTACGGCGCCTACCTGCCGGGCGGCTCGCTCTGGCATTCGCAGGCGAACGAGTCGGCCTACGCGCACTTTCCCGGCATCAACGTCGTCATTCCGTCGACGCCCGAGGACGCGGCCGGCCTGCTCTGGACGGCGATGCATGGCGAGGACATCACGCTCTTCCTCGCGCCGAAGCACATGATGTGGGCGGAGGTCGAATCGAAGCAGTCGATCAAATCCATCCCGCTCGGCTCGGCGCGCGTCGTGACCGAGGGCGAGGACCTCACGGTCGTCGCGTGGGGCAACACGATGGAGAAGGCCCACGAGGCGATCGCGGAGTTGAAGGGCGAAGTGAGCGTCGAGCTCATCGACCTGCGCTCGATCGTGCCGTGGGACAAAGCGGCGATCGAGACGTCGGTGCGCAAGACCGGTCGCTTGATTGTCATTCAGGAGGACACCGAGGCGTGCTCGGTTGGCCAGATGATCGTGCAGCACGTCGTCGGTCGCACGGATCTCTTCGGCGCGTTGAAGGCGCCACCGCGCCTGATCACGAAGGGCAACGTGATGATCGGCTACAACCCGATCTACGAATACGCCGCGCTGCCCGCAGTGCCGCAGATCGTGGAGGCGATTTGGGAGTTGGTGTCGATGAACCTCGCGCGCGGCGAGATGCCCGCGCCCCGACCGCCTGTCGTCGCTGTAGCCGGGGTCGGCGACCCCGGCCCGGGCTCGACGAGCCCGGCTACAACGAACCAAACCGCTTCTGGTCATTCGCCGCAGAACACCGTCATCGCGGGCACGAGCGACATCATCGTGCGGGTGCCGATCATGGGCGAGGGCCTGCGCTCGGCGCGCGTGGCGAATTTGAACAAGAAGCCCGGCGATGCCGTGAAGCACGACGACGTGCTTTGCGAACTCGAGACGGACAAGGCCGTCTATCCGGTCGAGGCGTCGTTTGCCGGCCAGTTCAAGGAGTGGCGCATCAAGGTCGACGACACCGTGCTCATCGGCCAGGAGATCGCGCTCGTCACCGGCGATGCCGCGAGCGTGGCGGGGTTGTCGATCGAAGGCGCGGCGAAGCATGTTGTAGCCGGGGCCGGTGGCCCCGGGCCGGGCTCAGCGAGCCCGGCTACAGCGAAGCCATCAGCTTCCGCACCGAAAGCCGCGCCCGCGTCGGTCTCTGTTTCCGCTTCCTCCTCCATGAATGGCAATGTCCGCCCGCCTGCCTTGCACCCCGCGATCACGAAGCGCCTCGATGCCGTGGTGCCCGCGAACATGTTGATGGACGTGCGCTGGGAGCCGTTGAAGAAAGCGCGCGAGGCCGCGAAGGCGAAGCTCGGCAAGGCCGCGCCGTCGCCCTCGGCGATGATGGCGTGGTGCGTCACGCGCGCGCAGGAGTTGCATCCGGCTTTCCGCTGCATCGTCGGCAAGGACGGCACGATTCTCGAGCAGCCGGTCTTCGATCAAGGCGTGGCTGTCGCGCTCGAAGGCGACCGGCTCGCCACGGCGGCGATTGCGGGCGCCAACAAGCTCGCGTTCGCCGACTTCAGCGCCGCCTACAACCGCGCGGTCGAGGAAACGCGCGCGGGCAAGCTGCTCGACGTGCAGGCGCCGCTCAACATCACGAGCCTCGGCGCGTTCGGCGTCGAGAGCGCGACGCCCATCGTGGTGCCGCCGGCGATGGCGACGCTCTTCATCGGCACGGCGCACGAGCGCATGATCAATGACGGTGGCGTGATCTATCCGTGCGAGGTCGTGACGCTCTCGCTGACGTTCGATCACAAGGTCGTGAACGGCGCCGGCGCGGCGGCATTTCTCCAGGAAGTGAAGAAGCAGTTCGAGACGTTCACGCTCCCGGCGTGA
- a CDS encoding enoyl-CoA hydratase/isomerase family protein: MSNPATVSHSVDADGIGWIVFDDPASRANVFNPPTQAALRAAVEALAAQPVKAVVVTSGKEKIFIAGADLKWLGKIATPAEGKDASRAGHALFGLLDNFKVPVVCAIHGACAGGGYELALACHWRLASDAKETVIGLPEVGIGLIPGWGGCARLPRLIGAKAAVDHILKAQLLPAAEAHKAGLVDELVPAAELKARAKAAALKLAAEGGEPARWSGLTSIRSERVEVNAFHRGQPADATFFAEQRKVAASRMRGQPAPAAVLDAVEKGAGLSLEAALDLEASLFGEIAAGDVAHNMVHVFFLKDAVKKLTVDAWFPKPAEAVAPAPFKKIGVIGAGVMGSGIAQWCAARGYSVVMRDVKPEFVEHGLAVIKGLFDEAAKRGKMSADAAAQGTARVQGTTELAAFADCDLVVEAIVENVAAKQALFAELSRVVRADCVLASNTSALPIEELAATATHPGRTIGIHFFNPVSRMPLIEMVLSPHTTRETADRVLAFAKHLGKTPVICRSSPGFLVTRVLFFYLNAACELWEQGVPTDVIDRAVRDWGWPMGPMRLIDEVGVDVTDFIYGEMKHYFPARFASTSVCGKMLAAGMKGRKNGASTGFYVYEGGKEALNPAMAQWAPAAVKAMDAAAIQDHLNGVMIDETKRVLDEGVLKTADDADFALLMGTGFPAFRGGLMRYARARGRV; this comes from the coding sequence ATGAGCAACCCCGCCACGGTTTCCCACTCCGTCGATGCCGACGGCATCGGCTGGATCGTTTTCGACGACCCCGCGAGTCGCGCCAACGTCTTCAATCCCCCGACCCAGGCCGCGCTGCGCGCCGCGGTCGAAGCGCTCGCGGCGCAGCCGGTGAAGGCGGTCGTGGTCACGAGCGGAAAGGAAAAAATCTTCATCGCCGGCGCGGACCTGAAATGGCTCGGCAAGATCGCAACGCCCGCAGAGGGCAAGGACGCCTCGCGCGCCGGTCACGCGCTCTTCGGCCTGTTGGACAACTTCAAGGTGCCGGTCGTGTGCGCAATTCACGGCGCGTGTGCCGGCGGCGGCTACGAACTCGCGCTCGCGTGCCACTGGCGGCTCGCGAGCGACGCGAAGGAAACCGTGATCGGGCTGCCTGAAGTCGGCATCGGTTTGATTCCCGGTTGGGGTGGTTGCGCGCGCTTGCCGCGGTTGATCGGCGCGAAGGCCGCGGTCGACCACATCTTGAAGGCGCAGCTGCTGCCGGCCGCCGAGGCGCACAAGGCCGGACTCGTCGATGAACTCGTCCCGGCGGCGGAGCTGAAGGCGCGCGCGAAAGCCGCCGCGCTGAAGCTCGCGGCCGAGGGCGGCGAGCCGGCGAGGTGGAGCGGATTGACCTCAATCCGCTCCGAACGCGTTGAGGTCAACGCGTTCCACCGTGGTCAGCCTGCGGACGCGACGTTCTTCGCCGAGCAGCGCAAGGTTGCCGCTTCGCGTATGCGCGGCCAGCCGGCACCGGCCGCCGTGCTCGATGCCGTCGAAAAGGGCGCGGGGCTCTCCCTCGAAGCCGCGCTCGATCTCGAAGCGTCGCTCTTCGGCGAAATCGCGGCGGGCGATGTCGCGCACAACATGGTGCACGTGTTCTTCCTCAAGGACGCGGTGAAGAAGCTCACGGTCGACGCGTGGTTCCCGAAGCCGGCGGAGGCCGTCGCGCCTGCGCCGTTCAAGAAGATCGGCGTGATCGGCGCCGGCGTGATGGGCTCGGGCATCGCGCAGTGGTGCGCGGCGCGCGGCTACAGCGTCGTGATGCGCGATGTGAAACCGGAGTTCGTCGAGCACGGACTCGCGGTGATCAAAGGACTTTTCGATGAAGCGGCGAAGCGCGGCAAGATGTCCGCCGACGCGGCGGCGCAGGGCACGGCGCGCGTGCAAGGCACGACGGAGCTGGCGGCGTTCGCGGATTGCGACCTCGTGGTCGAGGCGATCGTCGAGAACGTCGCGGCGAAGCAGGCGCTGTTCGCCGAGCTGTCGCGGGTCGTGCGGGCGGATTGCGTGCTCGCCTCGAACACCTCGGCGCTGCCGATCGAAGAACTCGCCGCGACGGCGACGCATCCCGGCCGCACGATCGGCATCCACTTCTTCAATCCGGTCAGCCGCATGCCGCTGATCGAGATGGTGCTCTCGCCGCACACAACGCGCGAGACCGCGGATCGCGTGCTGGCGTTCGCGAAACACCTCGGCAAGACGCCGGTCATCTGCCGTTCGTCGCCGGGCTTCCTCGTGACGCGCGTGCTGTTTTTCTATCTCAACGCTGCGTGCGAACTCTGGGAGCAAGGCGTGCCGACGGACGTCATCGATCGCGCGGTGCGCGATTGGGGCTGGCCGATGGGACCGATGCGCCTGATCGACGAAGTCGGCGTGGACGTGACGGACTTTATCTACGGCGAGATGAAGCACTATTTCCCCGCGCGCTTCGCCAGCACGAGCGTGTGCGGCAAGATGCTCGCGGCCGGCATGAAGGGTCGGAAGAACGGCGCGTCGACCGGCTTCTACGTCTACGAGGGCGGCAAGGAAGCGCTGAATCCCGCGATGGCGCAGTGGGCGCCCGCAGCCGTGAAGGCGATGGACGCCGCCGCGATCCAGGACCACCTCAACGGCGTGATGATCGACGAGACGAAGCGCGTGCTCGACGAAGGCGTGTTGAAGACCGCGGACGACGCGGACTTCGCGCTGCTGATGGGCACGGGATTTCCGGCGTTCCGCGGCGGCCTGATGCGCTATGCGCGCGCGCGCGGCCGCGTCTGA
- a CDS encoding N-acetyltransferase has translation MTEADWPDVQRIYAEGIATGIATFEATPPETFADFIKTKIADLAVVARDAKGAIAAWAVLIPVSSRYVYRGVAEMSLYVAASHRGQRVGDALMKEMIRLSEARGFWTLQSSTFPQNAASVALQQRHGFHIIGIREKIGRMPQGPLAGHWCDTLLLERRSKTVGHD, from the coding sequence ATGACCGAGGCCGATTGGCCCGACGTGCAACGCATCTACGCCGAAGGTATCGCGACCGGCATCGCCACGTTCGAGGCCACGCCTCCGGAAACCTTCGCCGATTTCATCAAGACCAAGATCGCCGACCTCGCGGTCGTCGCTCGCGACGCGAAAGGCGCGATCGCCGCATGGGCCGTGCTCATCCCGGTTTCTTCGCGCTACGTCTACCGCGGCGTCGCGGAAATGAGCCTCTACGTCGCCGCGTCGCATCGCGGTCAGCGCGTCGGCGATGCGCTGATGAAGGAAATGATCCGGCTCAGCGAGGCGCGCGGCTTCTGGACGCTCCAGTCCTCCACGTTTCCCCAAAACGCCGCGAGCGTCGCGCTCCAGCAACGTCACGGCTTCCACATCATCGGCATTCGCGAGAAAATCGGCCGCATGCCGCAAGGCCCGCTCGCCGGCCACTGGTGCGACACGCTGCTGCTCGAACGTCGCAGCAAGACCGTCGGGCACGACTGA
- a CDS encoding MCE family protein, whose amino-acid sequence MNNTQQTVRVGLFFLLGCALAWITFESLSGGQIFKKRGYTVLAPFANLKGLKEGDEVQMAGVKIGSVASTRLGNQRVEAVLSIDPKVSIPNDAVASVETSSLLGSQHLAVSFGNSAVMLKDGDTMKTKNTADMNEVIAQLGSLGAKLEGVADNIGKALGGDSGSGSLFNKLDKLVDQNGPKLTETIANLQDITSKIKSGEGTFGKLVNDPKLHDDLVAAVGEIKAAAGDAKVFMADTRGIIADVKSGKGAVGALLYDQATADNLKATVANARSVTDKIARGEGTLGKLLNDDSMYKDVQGVVKKADRALDGLGDSGPIQAVGVVANALF is encoded by the coding sequence ATGAATAACACGCAACAGACCGTTCGCGTCGGTCTTTTCTTCCTCCTCGGCTGCGCGCTGGCCTGGATCACGTTCGAGTCGCTCAGCGGCGGCCAGATCTTCAAGAAGCGCGGCTACACCGTCCTCGCGCCCTTCGCGAACCTCAAGGGCCTCAAGGAAGGCGACGAGGTCCAGATGGCCGGCGTGAAGATCGGCTCCGTCGCTTCCACGCGCCTCGGCAACCAGCGCGTCGAAGCCGTGCTCAGCATCGACCCGAAAGTCTCCATCCCGAACGACGCCGTCGCCTCCGTCGAAACCTCCAGCCTCCTCGGCAGTCAGCACCTCGCCGTCAGCTTCGGCAACTCCGCCGTGATGCTCAAGGACGGCGACACGATGAAGACCAAGAACACCGCCGACATGAACGAGGTCATCGCCCAGCTCGGCTCCCTCGGCGCCAAACTCGAAGGCGTCGCCGACAACATCGGCAAGGCGCTCGGCGGTGACAGCGGCTCCGGCTCGCTCTTCAACAAGCTCGACAAACTCGTCGACCAGAACGGCCCGAAGCTCACCGAGACCATCGCCAACCTCCAGGACATCACTTCCAAAATCAAAAGCGGCGAAGGCACCTTCGGCAAACTGGTCAACGATCCGAAACTCCACGACGACCTCGTCGCCGCCGTCGGCGAAATCAAAGCTGCCGCCGGCGACGCGAAAGTCTTCATGGCCGATACGCGCGGCATCATCGCCGACGTGAAGTCCGGCAAGGGTGCCGTCGGCGCGCTGCTCTACGACCAAGCCACCGCCGACAACCTCAAGGCCACCGTCGCCAACGCCCGCAGCGTCACCGACAAGATCGCGCGCGGCGAAGGCACGCTCGGCAAGCTCCTCAACGACGACTCGATGTATAAAGACGTCCAAGGCGTCGTGAAGAAAGCCGACCGCGCCCTCGACGGCCTCGGCGACTCCGGCCCGATCCAAGCCGTCGGCGTCGTCGCCAACGCGCTCTTCTGA